The proteins below come from a single Streptomyces sp. SCSIO 75703 genomic window:
- the yidD gene encoding membrane protein insertion efficiency factor YidD encodes MKYPLLALIKLYQWTISPLLGPVCKYYPSCSHYGFTAIDRHGALKGTALTAWRILRCNPWSLGGVDHVPPRKRPRWHEMLRDAWRARKSGPSAADPATEGQTSPPSPSGPSSPAAETPSHAQGA; translated from the coding sequence ATGAAGTACCCGCTGCTGGCGCTGATCAAGCTGTACCAGTGGACGATCAGTCCGCTGCTCGGCCCGGTCTGCAAGTACTACCCGTCGTGTTCCCATTACGGCTTCACGGCCATCGACCGGCACGGTGCCCTCAAGGGCACGGCGCTCACCGCCTGGCGCATCCTGCGCTGCAATCCGTGGTCGCTCGGCGGGGTGGACCATGTCCCACCGCGCAAGCGGCCGCGGTGGCACGAAATGCTGCGTGACGCATGGCGCGCACGCAAGAGCGGGCCCTCCGCCGCCGACCCGGCCACCGAGGGACAGACTTCTCCTCCGAGTCCGTCCGGTCCTTCGAGCCCGGCCGCAGAGACCCCGTCCCATGCCCAAGGAGCATGA